From Vitis vinifera cultivar Pinot Noir 40024 chromosome 14, ASM3070453v1, a single genomic window includes:
- the LOC100257672 gene encoding casparian strip membrane protein 3 gives MRISTSLTSNRKMKAGALELGEGSKTSIPRGGVNRGISILDFILRLITIIGTLGSAIAMGTTNETLPFFTQFTQFRAEYDDLPTFTFFVIANSIVSGYLVLSLPMSILHIVRSGARASRIVLIFFDTAMLALLTAAASAASAIVYLAHKGNAQANWFAICQQFKSFCERISGSLIGSFGGIILFILLVLLSAVALSRC, from the exons GAAAATGAAGGCTGGTGCCCTTGAGCTTGGTGAGGGGTCCAAGACTTCCATCCCTAGAGGTGGGGTGAACAGAGGGATCTCTATACTCGACTTCATTCTGAGGCTCATCACCATCATTGGCACGTTAGGAAGTGCAATAGCCATGGGAACGACTAATGAGACACTACCCTTCTTCACCCAGTTCACTCAGTTCAGAGCCGAGTATGATGATCTTCCAACATTCAC GTTCTTTGTGATAGCAAATTCCATTGTAAGTGGCTACCTGgttctctctctcccaatgtCCATCTTACATATAGTGAGGAGTGGTGCAAGAGCCAGCAGAATAGTCTTGATATTCTTTGACACG GCAATGCTTGCTCTATTGACGGCTGCAGCTTCTGCAGCATCAGCCATTGTCTACTTGGCGCACAAGGGCAATGCTCAGGCGAACTGGTTTGCCATCTGCCAACAATTCAAATCCTTCTGTGAGCGCATCTCTGGCTCTTTGATTGGATCTTTTGGAggaattattttgtttatactGCTAGTATTGTTGTCTGCTGTTGCCCTTTCCCGCTGTTGA